From a region of the Sander lucioperca isolate FBNREF2018 chromosome 8, SLUC_FBN_1.2, whole genome shotgun sequence genome:
- the LOC116046647 gene encoding olfactory receptor 10A3-like produces MKSNNSLNPLYFQFTLFADFGPLRYLFFSLCLLLYMTIVSANIVIILTVCLEKSLHQPMYIFICCLSFNSLYGSAGFFPRFLMDILSNTHLISRPFCFIQIYVIYTYAGYELTLLGIMAYDRFVAISQPLHYYSKMTFKMVIHLVIFAMLVPAFAVGFMLYLTVRLPLCGSKLNRLFCSNWPVVQLSCVDTTLNNIAGLSLVITTIIIPLFFVLYTYLRILLVCRRSSSEFRGKALQTCLPHIVTFVNYCISVFCELLLSRYNIDEMNPFVIVVLSLEFLIIPPINNPLVYGLNLPQIRRVIFSFFKRYRK; encoded by the coding sequence ATGAAGAGCAACAACAGCCTGAATCCTTTGTATTTTCAGTTCACTCTGTTTGCAGACTTTGGGCCCCTCAGATATCTGTTCTTCAGTCTGTGTCTGTTGCTCTACATGACTATTGTCTCTGCTAACATTGTCATTATTCTGACAGTCTGTCTGGAGAAGTCTCTGCATCAGCCCATGTATATTTTTAtctgctgtctgtcttttaACTCTCTGTACGGCTCAGCTGGCTTCTTCCCCAGGTTTCTGATGGACATTCTGTCTAACACTCATTTGATCTCACGTCCATTTTGTTTCATTCAGATATATGTTATTTACACCTATGCAGGATATGAGCTGACTCTCCTCGGCATCATGGCCTACGATAGATTTGTTGCTATTAGCCAGCCTTTACACTATTACAgtaaaatgacatttaagatGGTAATACATCTTGTGATTTTTGCCATGCTCGTCCCTGCATTTGCTGTGGGTTTCATGTTGTATCTTACTGTTAGATTACCGTTGTGTGGCAGCAAACTGAACAGGcttttctgttccaactggcctGTGGTTCAGCTCTCCTGTGTGGACACAACTCTGAACAACATAGCAGGTCTGTCTCTTGTGATAACAACCATCATCATCCCCCTGTTCTTTGTCCTGTACACCTATCTACGTATTCTGCTTGTTTGCAGGAGAAGCTCGTCTGAATTCAGAGGAAAGGCGTTACAGACCTGCCTGCCTCACATCGTGACATTTGTAAACTATTGCATCTCAGTGTTCTGTGAGCTTTTACTAAGTCGATATAACATTGATGAAATGAATCcatttgttattgttgttttatcCCTGGAGTTTTTGATCATCCCCCCCATTAATAACCCTCTAGTTTACGGCCTGAATCTGCCTCAAATCAGACGAGTAATTTTTAGCTTTTTTAAAAGATACAGAAAATGA
- the LOC116046648 gene encoding olfactory receptor 13C2-like, translated as MDDEFNLTYITLGGHVEVHKYRFLYFGIMFAVYILIILSNSTIVCIIVNYQNLHEPMYIFIAALLVNSVLFSTAIYPKLLIDFLSEKQIISHSMCHFQYFLFYTLGSSEFLLLSAMAYDRYVSICKPFQYPTIMTKMTISIFLVLAWLVPACQVAGSAVLSAKNKLCNFTLNGIFCNNSVQKLHCVVSRGLSVYGVIILLNIVFFPMLFIVFTYTRILIITYRSSREVRTKAAQTCLPHLLVLISFSLLCTYDIMILRLESEFPKIARFIMTLQLVLYHPLFNPIIYGLKMKEIFKHLKRLLSVK; from the coding sequence ATGGATGATGAGTTCAATTTAACATATATAACTCTTGGTGGGCATGTGGAAGTTCACAAATATAGATTCCTTTATTTTGGGATCATGTTTGCAGTATATATTCTAATAATCTTAAGTAATTCCACTATTGTGTGCATCATCGTAAATTACCAAAACCTCCATGAGCCcatgtacatttttattgcaGCTTTGTTAGTTAATTCTGTTCTTTTCAGCACTGCTATCTATCCAAAgcttttgattgattttttatcTGAGAAACAAATCATATCACATTCAATGTGTCACTTTCAATATTTCTTATTTTACACTTTAGGGAGTTCAGAATTCTTACTGTTGTCAGCCATGGCTTATGACagatatgtgtctatatgtaaaCCTTTTCAATATCCAACTATCATGACAAAAATGACTATTAGTATTTTCTTGGTGTTGGCTTGGCTTGTGCCTGCTTGTCAGGTTGCAGGGTCAGCTGTATTGAGTGCTAAGAACAAACTCTGTAACTTTACTTTAAATGGAATCTTTTGTAACAATTCAGTTCAGAAACTTCACTGTGTGGTTTCAAGAGGACTGTCTGTGTATGGTGTGATTATTTTGcttaatattgtgttttttcctatgcttttcatagtttttacaTACACCAGGATACTTATAATAACCTATCGAAGTAGTAGAGAAGTCAGGACAAAAGCTGCACAGACCTGTTTACCCCACCTGTTGGTTTTAATCAGTTTTTCGTTGTTGTGTACATATGATATTATGATACTTAGACTGGAATCTGAATTTCCAAAAATTGCACGGTTTATAATGACTTTGCAGCTGGTTTTGTATCATCCTCTCTTTAATCCGATCATATACGGactaaaaatgaaagaaatcttTAAACACCTGAAGAGGTTGTTGTCAGTAAAATGA
- the LOC116046702 gene encoding olfactory receptor 142-like: MDDDANVTYITLGGHVELNKYRYVYFFIMFIVYILIICSNSIIVYLIWVHQNLHEPMYIFIAALLLNSVVYSTNIYPKLLIDFLSEKQVISYSACLFQFYIFYSFGSSEFFLLSAMAYDRYVSICKPLQYHNIMRKTTVGIFLLFAWLVPACHVAVLTILSAETKLCDSTLKGIFCNNSIYKLQCVTPIVITIHGVVSLIDLSILPMLFIIFTYTKIFIITYRSCKEVRKKAAETCLPHLLVLISFSILSAYDTSIARVESNFPKTARLIMMLQIILYHPLFNPLIYGLKMKEISKHLKRLLCPAKCI, from the coding sequence ATGGATGATGATGCAAATGTAACTTATATAACTCTGGGTGGGCATGTGGAACTCAACAAATAcagatatgtttatttttttattatgttcatAGTATATATTCTAATAATCTGCAGTAATTCTATTATTGTGTACCTTATCTGGGTTCACCAAAACCTCCATGAGcctatgtacattttcattgctGCTTTGTTACTGAACTCTGTTGTTTACAGCACTAATATCTACCCAAAGCTTTTGATTgactttttatctgaaaaacagGTCATATCTTATTCAGCCTGTCTCTTtcaattttatatattttatagttttGGCAGTTCAGAATTCTTCCTGTTGTCAGCTATGGCCTATGACagatatgtgtctatatgtaaaCCTCTGCAATATCACAATATCATGAGGAAAACCACAGTTGGTATTTTCCTGTTGTTTGCTTGGCTTGTGCCTGCGTGTCATGTTGCAGTCCTAACAATACTGAGTGCTGAAACAAAACTGTGTGACTCTACTTTAAAAGGAATATTTTGTAACAATTCAATTTACAAACTGCAATGTGTAACACCAATAGTAATTACTATTCATGGTGTAGTCTCTTTAATAGATCTCTCAATTCTGCCTATGCTTTTCATAATCTTTACATACACAAAGATATTTATAATAACCTATCGAAGTTGTAAAGAAGTCAGGAAAAAAGCAGCAGAGACCTGTTTACCCCACCTGTTGGTTTTAATCAGTTTCTCCATTTTGAGTGCATATGATACCAGTATAGCACGAGTAGAATCCAATTTTCCTAAAACTGCACGCTTAATAATGATGTTACAAATAATTTTGTATCATCCTTTGTTTAACCCACTCATATACGGGctcaaaatgaaagaaatttcTAAACACCTCAAAAGGTTGTTGTGTCCAGCTAAATGTATTTGA